The Candidatus Zixiibacteriota bacterium genome includes a window with the following:
- a CDS encoding FG-GAP-like repeat-containing protein, with product MGVHIYRSILVFAVTFVMASTAFADTDAITEASGFSDVTVYPSMNAMSAPPAAAITVTFGADIDDSVVSTADFLVSGSLFGRYEGEVSYDLTDRTASFKSAVPFAYGEQVRVVLTHLVAHPYGDYYSVHYTWEFTVATNSEHGFPGNPASLTVGSKPKSICAADFNGDGLVDLATANQYGETVSIIVQKESGGFWDHSEYAVPGRPYDIASADLNCDGAMDLLVVLKDVDSVLVMLNAGYGFFSNVHALATGDNPTAVAAGDRNLDGYPDFFVANSGSHSISVFIGTEDGLPEQGDECFFGTTTAPYSIALADFNNDGGLSLVTGNVYTNQAAIIYSYEWPVITSYVGYDMGDFPGEVAVADFDADGWMDLVSANSLSNDLTVRLNQGDNTFTPPVSYPTGDTPYSVALGDFNGDGYIDMASAGSADRTVTVFINDGSGDFQLLDVDTIGTNPNDLIAVDVDGDGRLELAAADWGSDDISLLSWLVCPDSDGDGVGDPGSGSDDCPPDNCPYVYNPDQEDLDGDGVGDSCCCSMRGDINQDGGDKPDISDLVFLIAWMFQDHATPGCMQNADVNGSGGKADISDLTYLINYLFRGTAAPVPCE from the coding sequence ATGGGAGTACATATCTACCGGTCGATTCTGGTTTTCGCAGTTACATTTGTGATGGCATCAACGGCTTTTGCCGACACGGATGCGATAACAGAAGCATCCGGCTTTTCGGATGTGACGGTGTACCCTTCGATGAACGCCATGTCTGCCCCTCCGGCGGCGGCAATAACGGTGACTTTCGGCGCGGATATCGATGATAGTGTCGTTAGCACGGCCGATTTCCTCGTTTCGGGATCGTTATTCGGTCGCTATGAGGGAGAAGTGAGTTATGACCTGACGGATAGAACAGCTTCCTTTAAGAGTGCTGTTCCTTTCGCGTACGGCGAGCAGGTCCGAGTTGTATTGACCCATCTTGTCGCTCACCCGTACGGGGATTACTATTCGGTGCATTACACCTGGGAATTCACCGTTGCGACCAACTCCGAACATGGATTCCCGGGCAATCCTGCCTCGCTGACGGTGGGCTCGAAGCCGAAGTCGATCTGTGCAGCCGATTTCAACGGCGACGGCCTGGTCGATCTGGCGACTGCCAATCAGTACGGAGAGACCGTCTCGATCATCGTTCAGAAGGAGTCGGGCGGATTCTGGGATCATTCCGAGTACGCCGTGCCGGGGCGTCCTTATGATATCGCATCGGCCGACCTGAACTGCGACGGCGCGATGGACCTTCTGGTAGTGCTGAAGGATGTTGACTCGGTTCTCGTTATGCTGAACGCCGGATACGGCTTTTTCAGCAACGTGCATGCTCTTGCGACGGGAGACAATCCCACCGCAGTGGCTGCCGGCGACAGGAACCTCGACGGGTATCCGGACTTCTTCGTGGCCAATTCCGGCTCGCACAGTATTTCTGTATTCATAGGCACGGAGGACGGCCTGCCCGAGCAGGGAGATGAGTGTTTCTTCGGGACGACGACCGCGCCGTATTCGATCGCCCTGGCCGATTTCAACAACGACGGGGGTCTTTCGCTCGTTACCGGCAACGTTTACACCAATCAGGCAGCTATCATATATAGCTATGAATGGCCTGTGATCACATCATACGTCGGGTACGATATGGGGGATTTTCCCGGCGAAGTGGCCGTGGCGGATTTTGACGCGGACGGCTGGATGGACCTGGTTTCGGCCAATTCGCTCAGCAACGACCTGACCGTACGCCTGAATCAGGGAGACAACACCTTCACACCGCCGGTCAGCTATCCGACGGGTGATACGCCGTATTCCGTCGCGCTCGGCGATTTCAACGGGGACGGGTATATTGACATGGCCTCGGCGGGGTCCGCCGACCGGACCGTTACCGTTTTTATTAATGACGGCAGCGGTGATTTTCAACTGCTCGACGTTGACACGATCGGGACCAATCCGAACGATCTGATTGCCGTAGATGTTGACGGCGACGGACGGTTGGAGTTGGCCGCGGCCGACTGGGGAAGCGACGATATCTCGCTGCTGTCCTGGCTGGTCTGTCCCGACTCGGACGGTGACGGTGTGGGCGACCCGGGGTCGGGATCGGACGACTGTCCGCCGGATAATTGCCCGTATGTCTATAATCCGGACCAGGAGGATCTGGACGGCGACGGGGTCGGTGATTCCTGTTGCTGCTCGATGCGCGGAGATATCAATCAGGACGGCGGGGACAAACCCGATATTTCCGACCTGGTGTTTTTGATCGCCTGGATGTTTCAGGATCATGCGACGCCTGGCTGCATGCAGAACGCTGATGTGAACGGTTCCGGGGGAAAGGCCGATATTTCCGACCTGACTTATCTGATCAACTACCTTTTCCGAGGCACCGCCGCCCCGGTTCCGTGCGAGTAG